The genomic DNA gttcGCTTTACAGTTTCAATGAaacattattattactttttctattatacttttaactatttatcattctctcaatatttttcaattctttaattatctttttcatatcatttattaaagacaattttgtaaaacagcTTATAATATCTCTTCAACATACTAAAtttattacatttcttaatacgtgtaaaatgaccaaaacgttatataatttatctttttcatacaatttattagaaattttttttataaaataactcataatatctatttgactgtttcttattattattaactcaTGAAAGGGCACTCAATATAGtagtagtataaaaaaataaagataaaaataacatattcattcattattaaAACAACGTACATAGCACAAGTAACTAACCTGTGCGACACACAAAACACACACATGCaataattaaagtttttttggGTCTTATTTAGAAGATGTATATCAAACTACAGCAAGGAACGTCATAGCCATCCCTTAGTTTGATAAATGACCCGAATAATTAAACATATAGATAGTGGATATTATAAGTTTAATTACCGGCTACATAGAGCTAGTAATTAATTAGTCAATCTTTTATACTCCCCTTGTAGCTTTTTCTCGAGGTAGAAAGGTGGGACGTTGTTGGCGGAGTCATTAGCATTCCAAATGAAAATTCCACGGAGCGATTTAGTTTTGTGGAGATCGTTGCAGGCTTCAACGAATTCGTCTGGATTAAAATTATCTGCGTCAATTGGATCGGAGCTTCCTCCTACTAGGAGTTTATTAGAATCATATTCTTTTGCAAGATTAAGAAAGAGGTTTAGAAAATCGTTCTTTGAGGGGATAGGCTGCATGTAGAATTGGTAGTTAACCCAATTAATATCGTCAGTGCATGCCAAGTAGAGTTCCTTGTAGTGTTTATGAGTTTCATGGGATGGAGCAATAGACACCACATCGATACGTACCTCTTTCTTGAGTCTATTTATAACGTCCCCAACGTAGTTGGAgaaatcattttcattggtattgATGTAGTCATAGAAAATATCAATGCCATCAATTAAGATGTTATCTTCGACGGAACAGTCGTTGTATGATCGGATGATCTCTTTGAGCGAATCTACGGCATTGCCGCACCATTCTTCTCTGGCAGCAGGAAAGAATGGAAAGTTAGCATCACGACCTCCAATGCTTATTACCACCTTGACATGGGGATACTTTCTCTTGAGAGCCATCACATTTTGAGGACCGAAGAAATCACTATTCCAATTGGCGTTAAAATTTCCGGTGCCTTTTCCTTCTTCGTTGTAACTATCATTGGCAAAGCCTAAAATGAAATGGAAATGCTTGGCGATAATAATTTCATATGGGAAATTATTAAGAGAAGCTGGGTATGGCTTCACGCCAATGTATTCTCGAAAAATGAATGGATCAACAGCATTGTCACCGATGATGAGATGAGACATTGTGAAAGTTGGAATTTGGAGGAGTGACTACACTTAATTTCTTTGTTTAGATTTGGTTGTGGCTGGGCTTGTTGGAATCAGTGTCCAACTCTTGATGCCCTTTTATAAGGTTTAGGTATCATGTCATGTGCATTTAGATCTACCTTATGTTCATATACTATGGTTGTTAGGGGATTTCAAAATCTTAATGATGTCATCTGCATGATGTCATCTGCATTTGTCATACCATTACATTTTGGGAGTTTTTACGGTGCAGTCAGGAAacggacctttttaaaaaagttaattttgattttaatgtttgattcattttaaattgttgattagtgattaatgatcaatagcaattcatctagtaatgcttgcaacatcttggacttacaggtactattttatcgttgacatctttaacatgcaaacaaatttgatgataggctaaaatatggttttagtccctacaaatatgcctcgttttggttttaataccttcaaatttttttgttttgtttttgtccctgcaaaattttttgttttttaaaatagtccctgaccccatttttgtgatgatttgcatacgtggcacatgatgactgaacccattttgtagtttttggtccctgcaaaatattttgttttttaaaaaggtccctgcaaaaatttttgtttttgaaaatagtccctggattaaaacaaaaacaaaaaaatttgcagggaccaaaaacaatttttttttcacaaggattaaaaccaaaacgaggcatatttgcagtgactaaaaccatattttagctttgatgatattatgtaatagtcttaagtgttacactttgtggggtgttacacttgaAACAAGctagtataaaattaaattaagtgtagtcttgttaatctcatgaattgatgatagtATGGAGACCAAACTTTTGATGCCACTGTACAAACAGTGGGGTGTTACTCACTACAATTTTGATGTTATAATGTTAACTTCATCAGAAAAGTCATTTTCATATAGAATTTTCcttactttttttgtttatcCATATGGATTGTCGTTTCGTTCAAACAATTCTCGttagatatttttaaaagttgatGCTATAAAAGATAAAGGGTTAGAAAATCTTGCAATATTTGCTAAACTAACCCCCTTAAATTGGCACttgagagaatcgaacctgagaccttgaggaggagcacactcccaggttccaagccaataccactaggccaacccaagtggtattgccttgctaaaagacacattcttaaaaggtgtcttctagcaaaacccatatatatatatatatatatatatatatatatatatatatatatatatatatatatgtgtgtgtgttggTAAGTTATGCATTGTCGAGTCCTTACTTGAAGTCCATGCATTCATAGTCATTTTGACGTGATTTGAAGAATGTAATTGGTGATGTTTATTACATAGCTTATGCATAAcataattgatgatgtttattatGTTAGTGAATTCATTAGCGGTAAAATTATCTCCGGAATCCTATTGCTACCACATGCAATATGCCCTGGGCTCATGGTAATGCATTTTTATGCCCTAGGCGCATTCTTGTGTGCTTATGGGGCCAATTTCTTCGATTTTTGTCGTTTTTAGGTCTTtgtctttaaataatttttcttgaaACTTGGGAACATAATTCCTCCCTATGTGAAGTCTCCTGAgacctcttgaatcttcattatTGGTCTTCCAAAAGTCTTGACAATTCTTCAGGTGGTCTTGgtttgccgatttgcatgatttcttcgtgaattacttcaaaaatctcttaaaattgttatgtttcaggaaaactagaattacagattcaaatatagaaaactttACAAAAGTCCTAAAATCATAGGCAatcgttctaatactcctcctttttgctgctaaaacccattgaaattgactgaaaaacataagtgagattgacaccacatATTCACCCTAAACCTCAGGGCATTATGTATACGGGTCATATCATTTGTACAATGCTCAATATATCTACTTTTGCATCCAATATGAAACTTTAAGTCACACTTGCACATTAACATCTCCCCTTCAAGTATGAGACTCTCCGCATTCGTGACTACATCCCCAAAAAAGTCGAACCGAAACAGGTTGCCGCCATAGGGCAAAGTGCAATCCTCCGAGTGAGAATGATAGCACGTTTTCACCAAATATTTAAGACATTGAAATTTGAGCcttctcacttatatgttgctcAATCTTCACAATTCTATATTGTGTTGGACTGTAATTGACACTTGATACAACACAATATTTTCTCTCTTAAGTATGTCTAAATTAATGTCTGTGCTCGGCACGGGTGTCCATACTAGTATATTTAAATTAAGTAGCCATTTTCAAATGTGACAATAGTGTAAACCTTTGATGAaaaagtatgaatattatttcctttaaaaCTATTATAATTGATATAGCAATGggtaacaacaaaaaaaataaaaatattgtgtcgtgaaccaaacgagtcgaaTTACACATAactcaagttcaactcatttatttaacgagCTTAATTTTGAACTCAAGTTcgactcatttggttcatgaattaAGTTCAATGAATTATTTACCGAACCGAATCTCGAACTATTTTCGAGCTAGTTCGGTTCATTGTCAGTCCTAACTGGAACGCCAATTTAAGTCTAtatttcaattacctttgaattaacAAGACCCCGCACATAAGGATCACCGTGCATCGAAGCAAAAAACAAATTGAGATACATGTTTGAGTTTTCTGAAACATGTTGTATGATCGTCATACAAATATCAGACTCTGATTCAAGGAGtgtaaaagcaaaaaaaaaaaaatatcaaacaccgaacttaatataaatatattaagttaGTTTGGTGACTAAAGTAAAGGAGTTTATAATTGATAATAAAGTTGATGGATAGAATCTCAATCTCTACGTAATATCAATAATTACTAACAATAATTGAGGATAAGAGTAGCATCCTTCTCCAACGATGCATGCCGTATGTTTGAGTTAATGTTTAATGATGACAGGTCTCCCCATTCACACTATGAGAAAATATAGATGTGAAAATGCATTTCCATACAAGGACATGTAGGCGTTGGCTGGCAAGGTATTGAGTAGCTGAGTGAAAATTTATAGTGAAAATTTTTTTGGACAACATTTGTCTAATAACTTTTGGGATAGCATTTGtctaataattttttccttcgtggagaaatatatatacagtacagtatatattaataaaacacCAAAGAATAAGAAACCGATATGAATACATATAGTACTGTTCTTAACTATAATATGAGAAAATGAGTCCTTTACATTatacatcataattttttttcgcTCATTGTGGTGCTTTTATTAGCTCTtcatttcgttttttatttCGCTTTTCATTaccaaataaatgattttttaggcaacatctgaaaataaatcaaacactTCATAGACagca from Medicago truncatula cultivar Jemalong A17 chromosome 8, MtrunA17r5.0-ANR, whole genome shotgun sequence includes the following:
- the LOC120577647 gene encoding chitinase 2, which produces MSHLIIGDNAVDPFIFREYIGVKPYPASLNNFPYEIIIAKHFHFILGFANDSYNEEGKGTGNFNANWNSDFFGPQNVMALKRKYPHVKVVISIGGRDANFPFFPAAREEWCGNAVDSLKEIIRSYNDCSVEDNILIDGIDIFYDYINTNENDFSNYVGDVINRLKKEVRIDVVSIAPSHETHKHYKELYLACTDDINWVNYQFYMQPIPSKNDFLNLFLNLAKEYDSNKLLVGGSSDPIDADNFNPDEFVEACNDLHKTKSLRGIFIWNANDSANNVPPFYLEKKLQGEYKRLTN